TCTATTGTCGAGTGAGTCGTTTGATGGTGCTAAGCCAGGCCTAGCTAACAATTCGGATCTAAAAATTTCTAATGACAAAGTTCTCCTTCGACAGGCTCAGGATCCCGAGTCTAATCGAGGGATAATTTCTAATCAAATCCAAATGTCTAATGCCAAAAAAGATACTATATCGTCTGTCGATTCTAAACCACAGATTCCCCAACAAAATTCTGATGCAAATATTTTAAACATCGTTTTATCCAAATGGACCGAAATAATCACAGAAGTAAAACCCCACAATCATTCCCTTTCGGGTTTTTTGTTGGGGATGAAACCCAAAGAGGCTTCTTCTAGCACACTCACACTAAGCACTAAATATTCTTTTCATCGCGATCGCTTAAGTGATGTTAAAAATAAAAAAATAATAGAAGACGCTATAGAAAAGGTTTGTGGCCACAAGCTTTCGTTAAGTTGTATTTTAGAGAGATAACTAAAATCCGCTACTTGTTGATAGCGAATTTTAGTTTATTTATCTTTGTCAATTTTGGCTTTGGCTTCTTTTGCTAATCTTTCTTTTTCTTCTAAAGCTAGTTGTTGCAGTTTTTCGTCTTGAATTTTATTTAAAATCTTTTTTACTTCCTCCATACTATCCCAGTTGTGTATAGAAATAGCCACAACATCTTTATTTATTTTTTTAATAGCTGTAAGTTTCTTTTTTAATTCGGCAGGTGTAACTAAATCGGTTTTAGTTAAAAATAAAAATTCTTGTTTTTCGGCCAAGGTTTCGGAATATTTTTTAAGTTCGTTTCTGATAACCTTATAGTCGCGGGCAATATTTTCGGATTCCGCCGAGATTAAATGAAACAAAATTTTTGTGCGTTCAATGTGGCGTAAAAATTTTATACCCAAGCCCTTACCGCTAGATGCGCCTTCTATAATACCTGGAATATCTGCCAAAATAAGTTCGTAATAAGCCCCCAAGCTTGGTTCTAATGTGGTAAACGGATAATTAGCCACTTTGCTATTAGCACGTGTAACTTCGTTTATTAAACTAGATTTTCCAGCGTTAGGTAAACCTAATAAACCAACATCGGCAATAAGTTTAAGTTCCAAACGTATTCTAAAACCCTCCCCCGGAGTACCTTTTTGAAACTGCGTTGGCGAGGTGTTTACAGAAGATCTAAATTTAAAATTACCCCAACCACCTTTACCGCCTTTAGCCACCAAAACTTGTTCGCCTATTTTTG
The nucleotide sequence above comes from bacterium. Encoded proteins:
- the obgE gene encoding GTPase ObgE translates to MLIDDVKIRIEAGNGGRGAVAFNKNMKSLGPVGGDGGKGGSIYFEGISNLNALAQFRYKKEIKTKNGENGKGQNNDGADTADTILKIPIGTVITNLDTGEVCEITKIGEQVLVAKGGKGGWGNFKFRSSVNTSPTQFQKGTPGEGFRIRLELKLIADVGLLGLPNAGKSSLINEVTRANSKVANYPFTTLEPSLGAYYELILADIPGIIEGASSGKGLGIKFLRHIERTKILFHLISAESENIARDYKVIRNELKKYSETLAEKQEFLFLTKTDLVTPAELKKKLTAIKKINKDVVAISIHNWDSMEEVKKILNKIQDEKLQQLALEEKERLAKEAKAKIDKDK